The Candidatus Binatia bacterium nucleotide sequence AGGACCGCGGCCGGGCGCTGCTCACCGAAGCGGAGGCGTTCGACGTCGAATCGGGCGAGCGGGTCGCGTCGGGGAAGGCGACGTGTGTGCGGGTGTGATGCGGGTCTGGCTTTCAGGATTAACCTATAAATTAATGTCATGAGCGACCACGCCGCGACTGCCGGTATTTCGATTCGCGATTACCGCGGGGAGGACGAGGCCGCTCTCTTCGGCATTCACGACCGCTCGCGTCCCGACGAGCTGGTGGGCTCCTGCGATCCGCGCGGATTCATCCCTCTCGCGGAGGACTTTCGCTCGCTGGAGGACTTTCGGATGTCGCGGAAGTGGGTCGCGGCCGACGGAGACCGCCCGGTCGGCTTCGCGGGCGTGCGCGACAACTATATCTCCTGGCTGTACATCGAGCCGGAGTATTACCGCCGCGGCATCGGCCGGAGACTGCTCCGCGCCGCGATGGATGCGGCGGGGCCCGATGCCTGGACGATCGCGCTGGAACGGAACGATCGCGCGCGGAAGCTCTACGAGAGCGAGGGTTTCGTGCCGGCGATGACGTTCGACGGCGAGAACAATGGATATCCATGCCGCTGCGTGAAGCTGATGCTCCGTCCGCCGAAGAAGAGATGAGCCCGAGGCCGGACAGCCCGGCCGCCGAAGCAGGAGTGGGCCAGGGGCCGGACGGGCTTGTGATCCGCGATTACGGCTCGAGCGAGTCGATCTCCGAGATGACGTCGCTCCTTCGTGACGCCTACGCCCATCTGGCCCGGCAGGGCCTGCGGTACCTCGCCACCCACCAAGACGACGCCATGACGGCCCGGCGCCTGGGACGGGGCTTTCCTCTGGTGGTCTATCTCGAGGGCCGCCTGGTCGGGACCGCCACGCTCTATCCACCGAGATACGACTCGCCCGTACCGTGGTACCGCCGTCCGGAAGTCTTCTACTTCGGCCAGTTCGGGGTCCGGCCCGAGCTTCAGCGGCGGGGAATCGGCGTGCGCATTCTCCGCGCGCTGGAAGATCGCGCGCGGGCGCGAGGCGCCACGGAGCTAGGGTGCGACACGGCCGTCCAGGCGGAGCATCTCCGCTCGTGGTACGCGCGCGAGGGCTTTCGTGTCGTGGGCGAGACGCAGTGGGCGGTGACGAATTTTCGCAGCGTGGTGTTGTCGAAGACGATTTCGCCGGGTTGAGTCGGCCTGCCGCTGCTCGGCTTCGGAATTTCGCACGGTGCGAGCCGCGAGCTGCTTCTCGGTCCAGCGCATGCAATGTCGCGCGCGCTTCGCGAATGGACCCAGTTCGCGCGTGCATTTTGTAAAGAATCCTATGGACATGATTTGAGAGCTGCGCGGTGGCTGCGTGCGCGCCGCACGCAGAAGTGACCGTATACGGCCCAGCAAAGCTGCTGGATGGGCGATCGTCGCGTGTGAGATCCACGGCTGCTTCGCTTCCCCTTATCTCTCCTGCGGCCCTGAGAACGCTTCAGAATTCCTCGTGTTTCAATAGAGAGCCCCGACGAACCGGACCGATCGGTCCTATCGCGTGACCTGCCACCGCGAAAGGAGCTCTCATGCACGAGTACGCGCTGACCCACCTGAGCGACGCCGTTCTGCTTCGCGACCTTGCCCGCATCGTGCGGGACGAGCATTTGGCCTTAGCGAAACTTCTGTCCCATCTGGCCGAGGTGGACGCAAGGCGTCTCTACGTGCCTGCCGGCCGTCCATCGATGTTCGCCTACTGCGTCGAGGAGCTGCATTTCTCCGAAGACACCGCGTACAAGCGAATTCGAGCCGCCCGTGCAGGTCGCCAATTTCCGGAGATCTTCATCGCCATTGCCGAAGGACGGATCCATCTGGCTGCCGTCTTCTTGCTGGCTCCGCATCTGACCGCGGAGAATGTGCGCGGGTTGGTCGATGCCGCGACTCATCGGACCAAGGCCGAGGTCGAGGCGCTCGTGGCGAGTACGTTTTCCTCCGGCC carries:
- a CDS encoding GNAT family N-acetyltransferase — protein: MSPRPDSPAAEAGVGQGPDGLVIRDYGSSESISEMTSLLRDAYAHLARQGLRYLATHQDDAMTARRLGRGFPLVVYLEGRLVGTATLYPPRYDSPVPWYRRPEVFYFGQFGVRPELQRRGIGVRILRALEDRARARGATELGCDTAVQAEHLRSWYAREGFRVVGETQWAVTNFRSVVLSKTISPG
- a CDS encoding GNAT family N-acetyltransferase, coding for MSDHAATAGISIRDYRGEDEAALFGIHDRSRPDELVGSCDPRGFIPLAEDFRSLEDFRMSRKWVAADGDRPVGFAGVRDNYISWLYIEPEYYRRGIGRRLLRAAMDAAGPDAWTIALERNDRARKLYESEGFVPAMTFDGENNGYPCRCVKLMLRPPKKR